From a region of the Phaseolus vulgaris cultivar G19833 chromosome 6, P. vulgaris v2.0, whole genome shotgun sequence genome:
- the LOC137831070 gene encoding coniferyl alcohol acyltransferase-like — MCAENGDFSVDVTNEEVVAAVLPMQEHWLPLSNLDLLLPPLDVGVFLCYKNPILTSTATMEDCGTNKMTFGSMVGSLKKALAQTLISYYVFAGEVVLNNMDEPEVLCNNRGVDFVEAEADVELKNLNFYNPDQSIEGKFVPKKKNGVLAVQATALRCGGIIVGCTFDHRIADAYSANMFLVSWAAMAHPTTSKPTTILAATSCHPCFRRSLLSPRRPGSIHPSLHHLYTPISHLPPAPTTAASALLSRIYYVTAEQLHHMQSLAATRTKLECFSAFLWKMVARAASRDRNGKRVTAKMGIVVEGRKRLGNGDKESEAMMECYFGNVLSIPFGGKLVEELVKEPLGFVVEAVHEFLAAAATEEHFLGLIDWVEGQRPIPGVARIYCNRADEGPAFVVSSGQRFPQEKVDFGWGKAVFASYHFPWGGEAGYVMPMPSPLGNGDWVVYMHLAKKQLHTIETEAAHVFKPLTWDYLNP, encoded by the exons atgtgtgcTGAAAATGGAGATTTTTCAGTGGATGTGACCAATGAAGAGGTGGTGGCAGCAGTGTTACCAATGCAAGAACATTGGCTTCCACTCTCCAACCTTGATCTGCTTCTACCTCCCCTCGATGTAGGAGTTTTCCTTTGCTACAAGAACCCTATTCTCACATCCACAGCAACCATGGAGGATTGTGGCACCAACAAAATGACCTTTGGATCCATGGTGGGGTCTTTGAAAAAGGCCTTGGCACAAACCCTAATATCTTATTATGTGTTTGCTGGTGAAGTGGTGCTAAACAACATGGATGAACCTGAAGTTCTTTGTAACAATCGTGGGGTTGATTTTGTTGAAGCTGAGGCAGATGTTGAACTAAAGAACCTCAACTTTTACAACCCAGATCAATCTATTGAAGGCAAGTTTGTTCCAAAGAAGAAAAATGGTGTGCTTGCTGTCCAG GCAACTGCACTGAGGTGTGGAGGAATAATAGTGGGATGCACATTTGATCATCGCATAGCAGATGCATATTCAGCAAACATGTTTCTTGTTTCATGGGCTGCCATGGCCCACCCCACCACCTCCAAGCCCACCACCATTCTCGCCGCCACTTCCTGCCACCCATGTTTCCGTCGCTCCCTCCTCAGCCCTCGTCGTCCAGGTTCCATCCACCCTTCTCTACACCACCTCTACACCCCCATCTCCCACCTCCCTCCCGCTCCCACCACCGCCGCTTCCGCTCTCCTCAGCCGCATCTACTACGTCACGGCAGAGCAGCTCCACCACATGCAGTCCCTGGCCGCCACGCGCACAAAGCTGGAGTGTTTCTCGGCGTTCTTATGGAAGATGGTTGCGCGTGCAGCTTCAAGAGACAGAAATGGTAAAAGGGTTACGGCCAAAATGGGCATTGTGGTTGAGGGAAGGAAGAGACTAGGCAATGGTGACAAAGAGAGTGAAGCAATGATGGAGTGTTACTTTGGGAACGTGCTTTCAATACCCTTTGGAGGGAAACTAGTGGAGGAGTTGGTGAAGGAGCCACTAGGGTTTGTGGTGGAGGCTGTTCACGAGTTTTTGGCAGCGGCGGCGACGGAGGAGCACTTCTTAGGACTAATTGATTGGGTGGAGGGTCAGAGGCCGATTCCTGGAGTGGCGAGAATTTATTGTAATCGTGCAGATGAAGGACCGGCCTTTGTGGTGTCCTCCGGTCAGAGGTTCCCGCAGGAGAAAGTGGATTTTGGGTGGGGGAAGGCTGTGTTTGCATCATACCATTTTCCTTGGGGTGGTGAAGCTGGTTATGTTATGCCAATGCCAAGTCCTTTGGGGAATGGTGATTGGGTTGTGTACATGCACCTTGCAAAGAAGCAGTTGCACACCATAGAGACTGAAGCTGCTCATGTGTTTAAGCCCTTAACCTGGGACTACCTCAATCCATAA